A section of the Amblyomma americanum isolate KBUSLIRL-KWMA chromosome 2, ASM5285725v1, whole genome shotgun sequence genome encodes:
- the LOC144118303 gene encoding uncharacterized protein LOC144118303 yields the protein MDYVSEQSAFDESALEVSTLSSSSAEEEYSTTCSVAVIAIVLCLLLSAVAITLVVLGGIDTELDDDDANGNTAGLPPVIYPSTGSKGGPQGPAMPKPSSKAPLPSVATPRLTGIPGAPTTRAAPIATSTRAAPTVPTVRTVPTVRTVRTVRTVRTVPTVRTVRTVPTVRTVRTVPTVRTVPTVRTAPTVRTVRTVRTIRTVPTVPTVRTTPTVRTVRTVRTVPTVRTVPTVPTVRTVRTVPTVPTVPTVRTVPTTPTPPAGPKPPEQALVCTFGRNTTYSTKFPTDGICDFTFFDSLYKGGTNYLTGAGFNADLQSVLGQAYNGGRGRRTKYGVGFAYSHRDLIRTHLQNATSSNSNPLEVFFLHNVLHFGIIDVDVQFRSPTEVDVAFECLRLLDTLLQQKRSQGQVSFIFLGATSHTLALNNYFKDRFRSTFRPDLFISHGHQLSEDWERRPCIVTPPTLLERRSGLRVIVNLPDAVAALAAIAAEANAPRLALSVTMKGRFSELMPSTPVQIFSRCSQNPVTFDSTYASLCDLPPYSTNRMYDPVRHTLLTHDPAIRRMFVYDDEQALCKKLCKVKASHTGVHFGIAVFDLDYDDANNICSVHNTFGNYSRFKTVNKVVKFFSSNYSSPSKEAECSNIWH from the coding sequence ATGGACTACGTGTCGGAGCAGTCCGCCTTCGACGAGTCGGCTCTGGAGGTCTCCACTCTGTCCTCAAGCAGCGCTGAAGAAGAATACAGCACGACGTGCTCCGTTGCTGTCATCGCCATTGTGCTGTGCCTCTTGCTATCCGCTGTGGCCATTACCCTAGTTGTGTTAGGCGGAATCGACACGGAATTAGACGACGATGACGCCAACGGCAACACAGCTGGTTTGCCTCCCGTCATCTATCCAAGTACCGGGTCAAAGGGAGGACCGCAAGGGCCGGCCATGCCTAAACCATCATCCAAGGCACCTCTCCCCTCAGTGGCGACGCCGAGGCTGACCGGTATACCGGGTGCGCCCACCACACGAGCGGCACCGATTGCAACGTCTACGCGAGCCGCACCGACTGTACCGACTGTACGTACTGTGCCGACTGTTCGGACTGTTCGGACTGTTCGGACAGTTCGGACTGTACCGACTGTTCGGACAGTTCGGACTGTACCGACTGTTCGGACAGTTCGGACTGTACCGACTGTTCGGACTGTACCGACTGTTCGGACTGCACCGACTGTTCGGACTGTTCGAACTGTGCGGACTATACGGACTGTGCCGACTGTACCGACTGTACGGACTACACCGACTGTTCGGACTGTTCGGACTGTACGGACTGTGCCGACTGTACGAACTGTGCCAACAGTACCGACTGTTCGGACTGTTCGTACTGTACCGACAGTACCGACTGTACCGACCGTTCGGACTGTACCAACTACACCGACCCCACCGGCTGGACCCAAGCCCCCGGAGCAAGCTCTGGTGTGCACCTTCGGCAGAAACACGACATACTCCACCAAATTTCCTACGGACGGCATCTGCGACTTCACCTTCTTCGACTCGCTCTACAAGGGCGGAACCAACTATCTAACCGGGGCTGGGTTTAACGCCGATCTGCAGTCCGTCCTCGGGCAAGCGTACAATGGCGGAAGAGGCAGAAGGACGAAGTACGGCGTGGGATTCGCCTACTCGCATCGAGACCTGATTCGAACCCACCTCCAAAACGCCACCAGCAGCAACTCCAATCCCCTGGAGGTGTTCTTTCTACACAACGTGCTTCATTTCGGCATCATCGACGTTGACGTACAGTTCCGCAGCCCTACGGAAGTGGATGTCGCCTTCGAATGTCTCCGCCTGCTCGACACGCTGCTCCAGCAGAAAAGGAGTCAGGGACAGGTTTCATTCATTTTCCTCGGCGCCACGTCTCACACCCTCGCACTGAATAACTATTTCAAGGACAGATTCAGGTCCACGTTCAGGCCAGACCTGTTCATTTCGCACGGCCACCAGCTGAGCGAAGATTGGGAGAGAAGACCCTGTATCGTGACGCCACCCACCTTACTGGAGCGGCGTTCAGGCTTGAGGGTGATCGTCAACTTGCCCGACGCCGTTGCAGCGCTGGCGGCGATTGCCGCCGAGGCTAAcgctcctcgccttgcgctctcAGTCACCATGAAAGGCCGCTTTTCCGAACTGATGCCCAGCACACCGGTGCAGATATTCTCTCGGTGCAGTCAGAACCCGGTCACCTTCGACAGTACCTACGCCTCGCTCTGTGATTTGCCACCTTACTCGACAAACCGGATGTACGATCCCGTGCGGCACACCTTGCTCACCCACGACCCCGCGATCCGACGCATGTTCGTCTATGACGACGAGCAGGCACTGTGCAAGAAGCTCTGCAAGGTGAAAGCCAGCCACACGGGCGTGCATTTCGGAATTGCTGTTTTCGACCTCGATTACGATGACGCTAATAATATCTGCTCGGTGCACAACACTTTTGGCAACTACAGCCGTTTCAAGACGGTGAACAAGGTGGTTAAGTTTTTCAGCAGCAATTACAGCAGCCCTAGCAAGGAAGCCGAATGTAGCAACATTTGGCATTAG